One stretch of Glycine soja cultivar W05 chromosome 7, ASM419377v2, whole genome shotgun sequence DNA includes these proteins:
- the LOC114420549 gene encoding uncharacterized protein LOC114420549 has protein sequence MREGETERDSERDSGWERVRSRRERRENERTRGMKGPCLSIVRERKGGQQRRMRVNWRDHRNISSFYFTRFPEDATEDELWKIFRRAGDVREVFISNKRNRNGRRYGFVRFIGVDNVQQLERRLDNIVLGGLKLYVNIPKYERGRGRVQPQSTGGRDHTRHVEQGRRETYQAQKHTAMPGQIRGSFADVVARREPRIQQRRTSIVQNAKTNTSRSKVHLDSPMTAPKWLQDAWVGMLKNLALLDRVEENMLWDWGLDVVPKYIGDNMVLLPSLTEDKAKQMVEDGTAGREVMFYLVERWNRKMRAGSRLTWVQCWGVPLVAWDSTHIREIVTAIGEVVEVDEEMEDLRKMDRARLLVRTPWKPLIQHTVSVHIETEVFQVHIIEESGSSPNWCHAGGARCLVHWRTFARRKARWVRYRN, from the coding sequence ATGAGAGAGGGAGAGACAGAGCGAGACAGTGAGAGAGACAGCGGGTGGGAAAGAGTGAGGTCGAGaagggagagaagagagaatgaGAGGACGAGAGGTATGAAGGGTCCGTGTCTGTCTATCGTCAGGGAAAGGAAAGGAGGTCAACAACGCCGCATGCGAGTCAACTGGAGAGATCATCGGAATATATCATCGTTTTACTTCACACGTTTTCCTGAAGACGCAACAGAGGATGAGCTATGGAAGATATTCAGAAGAGCGGGTGATGTCAGGGAGGTGTTTATCTCCAACAAGAGGAATAGGAACGGAAGAAGGTATGGATTTGTGAGATTCATTGGAGTGGATAACGTCCAACAGTTGGAAAGGAGATTGGATAACATAGTTCTGGGGGGATTAAAGTTATATGTTAACATCCCTAAATATGAAAGAGGTAGGGGTCGAGTGCAACCACAATCAACAGGGGGACGAGACCATACCAGACATGTCGAACAGGGGCGCAGAGAAACTTACCAGGCACAGAAGCACACAGCGATGCCGGGCCAGATACGCGGATCCTTTGCAGATGTGGTAGCTAGGAGAGAACCACGTATACAGCAAAGGAGGACATCAATAGTTCAGAATGCTAAAACCAACACTTCGAGATCAAAAGTACATCTTGACAGTCCTATGACAGCACCGAAGTGGCTACAGGATGCATGGGTGGGAATGCTAAAAAATCTTGCACTCCTTGACAGAGTAGAGGAGAATATGCTCTGGGACTGGGGATTAGACGTAGTGCCGAAATACATCGGCGACAACATGGTACTTCTCCCCAGCCTTACCGAAGACAAGGCAAAACAAATGGTGGAGGATGGGACTGCAGGAAGGGAGGTGATGTTTTATTTGGTGGAAAGGTGGAACAGGAAGATGCGTGCTGGTTCTAGACTTACATGGGTGCAATGTTGGGGAGTGCCGTTGGTAGCATGGGACTCAACACACATAAGGGAGATCGTGACGGCCATAGGCGAGGTAGTGGAAGTAGACGAGGAGATGGAGGATTTGAGGAAGATGGACAGGGCAAGGCTCCTTGTAAGAACACCGTGGAAACCACTGATTCAGCACACGGTGAGCGTCCATATTGAAACGGAGGTGTTCCAGGTACACATAATAGAGGAAAGTGGAAGCAGTCCCAATTGGTGCCATGCCGGCGGAGCGCGATGCTTAGTTCATTGGAGGACATTTGCTCGGAGGAAAGCGAGATGGGTTCGTTATCGGAACTGA